The following are encoded in a window of Vigna unguiculata cultivar IT97K-499-35 chromosome 8, ASM411807v1, whole genome shotgun sequence genomic DNA:
- the LOC114194016 gene encoding F-box/LRR-repeat protein 15-like, with protein sequence MKLWCCLCFTEEEQDNLNLMKEEDISENDVVTGVGAAAVADHHAEENRDDDRFAMTSVQPRTEALISWTGECSAAACSDSTVAGGVENRDLSHKRAKFYADFEERYFSTNAGKCGASNECGDYDYINDSLRPNGEACCDTFALMGGGEESGFDSSIVEDGEGDNIDILKVEDVEIRMDLTDDLLHMVFSFLDHPNLCKAARVCKQWRSASAHEDFWKSLNFEDRNISVEQFEDMCRRYPNATAVSISGSAIYLLVMRAISSLRNLEVLTLGRGQIADTFFHALADCSMLKKLNINDSTLGNGIQEITINHDRMCHLQLTKCRVMRIAVRCPQLETMSLKRSNMAQVVLNCPLLHELDIGSCHKLPDAAIRAAATSCPQLVSLDMSNCSCVSDETLREIALSCANLSFLDASYCPNISLESVRLLMLTVLKLHSCEGITSASMAAIAHSDMLEVLELDNCSLLTSVSLDLPRLQTIRLVHCRKFADLNLRTMMLSNILVSNCPALHRINITSNSLQKLALQKQESLTTLALQCQSLQEVDLSECESLTNSICDVFNDVGGCPMLKSLVLANCESLTSVRFFSTSLVSLSLADCRAITTLELTCPNLEKVILDGCDHLERASFCPVGLRSLNLGICPKLNILSIEAMVMVSLELKGCGVLSEASVNCPLLTSLDASFCSQLTNECLSATTASCPMIESLILMSCSSIGLDGLCSLQRLPNLTLLDLSYTFLVNLQPVFESCTQLKVLKLQACKYLTDSSLEPLYKRGALPALQELDLSYATLCQSAIEELLSCCTHLTHVNLTGCANMHDLNWGCSRGHIAGVNVLSVTSSYENLHELSEQPTRLLQNLNCVGCLNIRKVFIPLAAHCSCLLFLNLSLSTNLKEVDVACLNLSWLNLSNCYSLEVLKLDCPRLTSLFLQSCNIDEEAVETAITKCAMLETLDVRFCPKISSTSMGRLRAACPNLKRIFSSLSTS encoded by the exons ATGAAGCTTTGGTGCTGTCTATGCTTCACTGAAGAGGAACAAGATAACCTAAACCTCATGAAGGAAGAGGACATTTCCGAAAACGACGTCGTTACCGGTGTTGGAGCCGCTGCTGTCGCCGACCACCACGCTGAAGAAAATCGTGACGATGACCGATTCGCGATGACGTCGGTGCAGCCGCGCACCGAGGCATTGATCTCGTGGACCGGCGAGTGCAGCGCCGCCGCGTGCTCGGACAGCACCGTCGCAGGCGGCGTCGAGAACCGCGATTTGAGCCACAAGCGCGCCAAGTTCTATGCCGATTTCGA GGAGCGGTACTTTTCGACGAATGCAGGGAAATGCGGTGCTTCTAATGAATGTGGAGATTATGACTACATTAACGATTCTCTTCGACCCAACGGTGAGGCTTGTTGTGATACATTTGCATTGATGGGCGGTGGTGAGGAGAGTGGTTTTGATTCCAGCATTGTGGAAGACGGTGAAGGAGATAATATTGATATCTTGAAAGTGGAAGATGTAGAGATCAGAATGGATCTCACCGATGACTTGTTGCATATG GTTTTCTCGTTTTTGGATCATCCCAATCTTTGCAAGGCTGCCAGGGTTTGTAAACAGTGGCGAAGTGCAAGTGCTCATGAAGATTTCTGGAAAAGCTTGAATTTTGAAGATCGTAACATTTCTGTGGAACAAT TTGAAGACATGTGTAGGCGTTATCCCAATGCCACAGCAGTGAGCATATCTGGTTCTGCTATTTACTTGCTTGTCATGCGGGCTATCTCTTCATTAAG gAATCTTGAGGTTCTAACATTAGGAAGAGGACAAATAGCTGATACTTTTTTCCATGCTTTAGCTGATTGTTCTATGCTAAAAAAGTTGAATATCAACGATTCTACACTTGGCAATGGCATTCAAGAGATAACTATAAATCATGACAGAATGTGTCATCTTCAATTAACAAAATGCCGTGTGATGCGAATAGCAGTCAG gTGCCCACAGCTGGAAACTATGTCATTGAAGCGCAGTAACATGGCACAGGTTGTACTCAATTGTCCACTTTTGCATGAGCTTGATATAGGCTCTTGCCACAAACTTCCTGATGCTGCAATACGAGCTGCTGCAACTTCGTGCCCACAACTTGTTTCACTGGACATGTCAAATTGTTCTTGTGTCAGTGATGAAACTCTGCGTGAAATAGCATTGAGTTGTGCTAACCTTAGTTTTCTCGATGCATCATACTGCCCAAACATATCTCTGGAG TCTGTTAGACTGCTGATGTTGACAGTTCTAAAGCTTCATAGTTGTGAGGGGATCACTTCTGCCTCAATGGCTGCAATAGCTCATAGTGATATGTTGGAG GTTTTGGAGCTTGATAATTGTAGCCTGTTGACATCAGTATCATTGGATCTTCCCCGTTTGCAGACTATTAGATTGGTACACTGTCGCAA GTTTGCCGATTTAAACTTGAGGACTATGATGCTTTCTAATATTCTGGTATCAAACTGTCCTGCACTTCATCGTATCAATATCACTTCAAATTCACTTCAA AAACTAGCATTGCAAAAGCAAGAAAGTTTAACCACCTTAGCCCTACAATGTCAATCTTTACAAGAAGTGGACCTCTCAGAGTGTGAATCTTTGACGAACTCTATATGTGATGTTTTTAATGATGTTGGAGGATGCCCCATGCTGAAATCACTAGTTCTAGCTAATTGTGAG AGCTTGACCTCAGTTCGGTTCTTCAGCACCTCTTTGGTCAGTCTTTCCCTTGCTGATTGTAGGGCAATCACTACTCTGGAGCTCACATGCCCTAACCTTGAGAAAGTAATTTTGGATGGCTGTGATCATTTAGAAAGAGCATCCTTTTGTCCT GTTGGTCTTCGATCTCTCAATTTAGGAATATGtccaaaattaaatatactcAGCATAGAAGCCATGGTTATGGTCTCACTTGAGCTGAAAGGATGTGGTGTACTGTCTGAAGCATCAGTTAATTGTCCTCTCTTGACATCTTTGGATGCTTCATTTTGCAG CCAACTGACAAATGAATGCTTGTCTGCAACAACTGCCTCTTGCCCAATGATTGAATCGTTAATATTGATGTCATGCTCATCAATTGGTTTGGATGGACTTTGTTCTTTGCAGCGGCTCCCAAATTTGACCCTACTTGATTTGTCATATACCTTTTTGGTCAATTTGCAGCCTGTTTTTGAGTCTTGTACACAGCTAAAG GTATTAAAGTTGCAGGCATGCAAATATCTCACTGACTCATCACTTGAACCACTCTACAAGAGGGGAGCTTTACCAGCCCTCCAGGAGTTGGACTTGTCTTATGCTACACTATGCCAGTCTGCTATAGAGGAGCTTCTTTCTTGCTGCACACACCTTACACATGTGAACTTGACTGGCTGTGCCAATATGCACGACTTAAATTGGGGATGTAGTCGCGGGCATATTGCTGGTGTAAATGTGCTATCTGTTACAAGTTCTTATGAAAATCTCCATGAGCTAAGTGAGCAACCCACTCGACTACTGCAGAACTTAAACTGCGTGGGCTGTCTGAACATTCGGAAAGTTTTCATTCCATTAGCGGCACATTGTTCctgtttgttgtttttaaacCTTTCTCTATCAACTAATTTGAAAGAGGTTGATGTTGCATGTCTCAACCTAAGCTGGCTTAATCTAAG CAATTGTTACTCTTTGGAAGTTTTGAAACTAGATTGTCCAAGATTGACCAGTCTATTCCTCCAG TCTTGCAACATTGATGAAGAAGCAGTAGAGACTGCTATAACCAAATGCGCTATGCTGGAGACTCTTGATGTTCGCTTCTGTCCAAAG ATTAGCTCAACGAGCATGGGAAGATTGCGTGCAGCATGTCCTAATTTGAAGCGTATATTCAGCAGCTTGTCAACTTCATAA
- the LOC114195633 gene encoding pentatricopeptide repeat-containing protein At5g50280, chloroplastic-like isoform X1, which yields MVVIGGFTGAFTSFLFSFNTQIETTATPSMVSTSTSSWAWPCVLRRVPQQGRVWPNKPRPTRCRTRVVHASVSSTRGRHGGAIFMVCQSFLEENPFTLWHIDEEPEMSLEIEEMGSCQSRELREVEGVVGEIVQLARNLPQNLTLEEALGEYEGRVNEKDCWEVLEILGEERLLLCCVSFFRWMSLQESSLVTPRASIVLFPLLGKGGMGDEVMGLFGSLPSSMEFRDVHVYNATISGLLYGGRYEDAWKVYESMETENIHPDHVTCSIMVTVMRKLGHSAKDAWQFFEKMNRKGVRWSEEVLSALIKSFCDEGLMRVALVIQSEMEKKGVSSNAIVYNILMDSYCKYNHVEAAEGLFVEMRAKGIKPTVATFNILMHAYSRRMQPKIVEKLMAEMQDVGLKPNAESYTCLISAYGKQKTPSDLAAADAFLRMKEVGIKSTSHSYTALIHAYSVNGLHEKAYIAFENMKMEGIKPCVETYNTLLDVLRRAGEAQTLMEIWKLMKNDKIELTRTTFNVLVDGFSKQGLYMEARGIISEFGKLGMQPTVMTYNMLMNAYAKGGQHSKLPQIFKEMAVLNLQPDSVTYSTMIFGFVRVHDFKRAFLYHKQMVKNKQTMDVSFYQTLLDILEARAARKNKDWRALHAQIKGKTGVKVIRQKDEFWKYYKRRRGRKNNSDGFILLFQTERFARVPSSFFFLLLLLRAFQSRGLNPFSSATLVQAYF from the exons ATGGTTGTTATCGGAGGCTTCACCGGTGCCTTcacaagttttttattttctttcaatacTCAGATCGAAACCACTGCGACCCCATCCATGGTGTCAACTTCGACATCTTCATGGGCCTGGCCGTGTGTTCTCCGGCGTGTCCCCCAGCAGGGCCGTGTCTGGCCCAATAAACCACGTCCGACGCGGTGTCGCACGCGCGTCGTGCACGCATCCGTGTCCAGTACGAGAGGCCGACATGGAGGCGCGATTTTTATGGTGTGTCAGAGCTTCCTAGAGGAGAACCCTTTTACCTTGTGGCACATCGATGAAGAGCCTGAAATGAGTTTGGAGATTGAAGAAATGGGGTCTTGTCAAAGTAGGGAATTGCGTGAGGTTGAGGGCGTTGTGGGGGAAATTGTTCAGCTTGCGAGGAACTTGCCTCAAAATCTGACTCTGGAGGAGGCTTTGGGTGAGTATGAAGGAAGGGTCAATGAGAAAGATTGTTGGGAGGTTCTAGAAATACTTGGGGAGGAGCGCCTCTTGCTGTGTTGTGTGTCTTTCTTTCGGTGGATGAGTCTGCAGGAATCATCACTTGTTACACCTAGGGCCTCTATTGTGTTGTTTCCATTGTTGGGAAAAGGAGGGATGGGTGATGAGGTGATGGGTTTGTTCGGAAGCTTGCCGTCTAGCATGGAGTTCAGAGATGTTCATGTTTATAATGCCACAATTTCAGGACTTCTGTATGGTGGCAG GTATGAAGATGCTTGGAAGGTGTATGAGTCAATGGAAACGGAGAATATTCATCCAGATCATGTGACATGCTCTATTATGGTTACCGTTATGAGAAAACTTGGCCATAGTGCAAAAGATGCATGGcaattttttgagaaaatgaaCAGAAAAGGGGTCAGATGGAGTGAAGAAGTCCTGAGTGCATTAATAAAGTCTTTTTGTGATGAGGGTCTGATGCGGGTGGCTCTGGTCATTCAATCCGAAATGGAGAAAAAAGGGGTTTCTTCAAACGCAATTGTGTACAACATTCTGATGGATTCATACTGTAAATACAACCATGTAGAAGCAGCTGAAGGCCTTTTTGTGGAGATGAGAGCCAAAGGGATTAAGCCTACTGTAGCTACGTTCAACATTCTAATGCATGCATACAGCAGAAGAATGCAACCCAAGATTGTAGAAAAGCTAATGGCTGAAATGCAAGATGTTGGCTTGAAGCCAAATGCCGAATCATATACTTGTCTAATTAGTGCATATGGTAAGCAAAAAACCCCGAGTGACCTGGCGGCTGCAGATGCATTCTTGAGGATGAAGGAAGTTGGTATAAAATCCACCTCACATTCTTATACAGCACTAATCCATGCATATTCAGTTAATGGCTTGCACGAGAAAGCTTACATAGcatttgaaaacatgaaaatggAAGGTATTAAACCTTGCGTAGAAACCTACAATACTTTACTAGATGTGCTTAGGCGCGCAGGTGAAGCTCAAACACTTATGGAAATATGGAAGTTGatgaaaaatgacaaaattgaacTGACACGGACAACATTCAACGTTCTTGTTGATGGTTTTTCTAAACAGGGTCTCTACATGGAGGCAAGAGGCATAATATCTGAGTTTGGAAAGCTTGGAATGCAGCCAACAGTGATGACATACAATATGCTGATGAATGCTTATGCAAAGGGAGGGCAACACTCAAAACTGCCACAGATATTCAAAGAGATGGCAGTTCTTAACTTACAACCAGATTCTGTGACTTACTCAACTATGATATTTGGCTTTGTCAGAGTTCATGATTTTAAGCGGGCATTTCTTTATCACAAGCAGATGGTCAAGAATAAACAGACTATGGATGTCAGTTTTTATCAGACTCTTCTGGACATTCTGGAGGCCAGAGCTGCTCGGAAAAACAAGGATTGGAGAGCCTTGCATGCTCAGATTAAAGGTAAGACAGGTGTGAAAGTGATCAGGCAGAAAGATGAGTTTTGGAAGTACTACAAGAGAAGACgtggaagaaaaaataattctgAT GGTTTCATTCTACTGTTTCAAACCGAGCGTTTTGCAAGAGttccttcttccttctttttcctTCTACTGCTTCTACGTGCCTTCCAGTCAAGAGGCTTGAACCCGTTTTCTTCAGCCACTCTTGTTCAAGCCTATTTCTAA
- the LOC114195633 gene encoding pentatricopeptide repeat-containing protein At5g50280, chloroplastic-like isoform X2 produces the protein MVVIGGFTGAFTSFLFSFNTQIETTATPSMVSTSTSSWAWPCVLRRVPQQGRVWPNKPRPTRCRTRVVHASVSSTRGRHGGAIFMVCQSFLEENPFTLWHIDEEPEMSLEIEEMGSCQSRELREVEGVVGEIVQLARNLPQNLTLEEALGEYEGRVNEKDCWEVLEILGEERLLLCCVSFFRWMSLQESSLVTPRASIVLFPLLGKGGMGDEVMGLFGSLPSSMEFRDVHVYNATISGLLYGGRYEDAWKVYESMETENIHPDHVTCSIMVTVMRKLGHSAKDAWQFFEKMNRKGVRWSEEVLSALIKSFCDEGLMRVALVIQSEMEKKGVSSNAIVYNILMDSYCKYNHVEAAEGLFVEMRAKGIKPTVATFNILMHAYSRRMQPKIVEKLMAEMQDVGLKPNAESYTCLISAYGKQKTPSDLAAADAFLRMKEVGIKSTSHSYTALIHAYSVNGLHEKAYIAFENMKMEGIKPCVETYNTLLDVLRRAGEAQTLMEIWKLMKNDKIELTRTTFNVLVDGFSKQGLYMEARGIISEFGKLGMQPTVMTYNMLMNAYAKGGQHSKLPQIFKEMAVLNLQPDSVTYSTMIFGFVRVHDFKRAFLYHKQMVKNKQTMDVSFYQTLLDILEARAARKNKDWRALHAQIKGKTGVKVIRQKDEFWKYYKRRRGRKNNSDRKFLRKFFPGSMTAAARREISGFRQFQGQKSE, from the exons ATGGTTGTTATCGGAGGCTTCACCGGTGCCTTcacaagttttttattttctttcaatacTCAGATCGAAACCACTGCGACCCCATCCATGGTGTCAACTTCGACATCTTCATGGGCCTGGCCGTGTGTTCTCCGGCGTGTCCCCCAGCAGGGCCGTGTCTGGCCCAATAAACCACGTCCGACGCGGTGTCGCACGCGCGTCGTGCACGCATCCGTGTCCAGTACGAGAGGCCGACATGGAGGCGCGATTTTTATGGTGTGTCAGAGCTTCCTAGAGGAGAACCCTTTTACCTTGTGGCACATCGATGAAGAGCCTGAAATGAGTTTGGAGATTGAAGAAATGGGGTCTTGTCAAAGTAGGGAATTGCGTGAGGTTGAGGGCGTTGTGGGGGAAATTGTTCAGCTTGCGAGGAACTTGCCTCAAAATCTGACTCTGGAGGAGGCTTTGGGTGAGTATGAAGGAAGGGTCAATGAGAAAGATTGTTGGGAGGTTCTAGAAATACTTGGGGAGGAGCGCCTCTTGCTGTGTTGTGTGTCTTTCTTTCGGTGGATGAGTCTGCAGGAATCATCACTTGTTACACCTAGGGCCTCTATTGTGTTGTTTCCATTGTTGGGAAAAGGAGGGATGGGTGATGAGGTGATGGGTTTGTTCGGAAGCTTGCCGTCTAGCATGGAGTTCAGAGATGTTCATGTTTATAATGCCACAATTTCAGGACTTCTGTATGGTGGCAG GTATGAAGATGCTTGGAAGGTGTATGAGTCAATGGAAACGGAGAATATTCATCCAGATCATGTGACATGCTCTATTATGGTTACCGTTATGAGAAAACTTGGCCATAGTGCAAAAGATGCATGGcaattttttgagaaaatgaaCAGAAAAGGGGTCAGATGGAGTGAAGAAGTCCTGAGTGCATTAATAAAGTCTTTTTGTGATGAGGGTCTGATGCGGGTGGCTCTGGTCATTCAATCCGAAATGGAGAAAAAAGGGGTTTCTTCAAACGCAATTGTGTACAACATTCTGATGGATTCATACTGTAAATACAACCATGTAGAAGCAGCTGAAGGCCTTTTTGTGGAGATGAGAGCCAAAGGGATTAAGCCTACTGTAGCTACGTTCAACATTCTAATGCATGCATACAGCAGAAGAATGCAACCCAAGATTGTAGAAAAGCTAATGGCTGAAATGCAAGATGTTGGCTTGAAGCCAAATGCCGAATCATATACTTGTCTAATTAGTGCATATGGTAAGCAAAAAACCCCGAGTGACCTGGCGGCTGCAGATGCATTCTTGAGGATGAAGGAAGTTGGTATAAAATCCACCTCACATTCTTATACAGCACTAATCCATGCATATTCAGTTAATGGCTTGCACGAGAAAGCTTACATAGcatttgaaaacatgaaaatggAAGGTATTAAACCTTGCGTAGAAACCTACAATACTTTACTAGATGTGCTTAGGCGCGCAGGTGAAGCTCAAACACTTATGGAAATATGGAAGTTGatgaaaaatgacaaaattgaacTGACACGGACAACATTCAACGTTCTTGTTGATGGTTTTTCTAAACAGGGTCTCTACATGGAGGCAAGAGGCATAATATCTGAGTTTGGAAAGCTTGGAATGCAGCCAACAGTGATGACATACAATATGCTGATGAATGCTTATGCAAAGGGAGGGCAACACTCAAAACTGCCACAGATATTCAAAGAGATGGCAGTTCTTAACTTACAACCAGATTCTGTGACTTACTCAACTATGATATTTGGCTTTGTCAGAGTTCATGATTTTAAGCGGGCATTTCTTTATCACAAGCAGATGGTCAAGAATAAACAGACTATGGATGTCAGTTTTTATCAGACTCTTCTGGACATTCTGGAGGCCAGAGCTGCTCGGAAAAACAAGGATTGGAGAGCCTTGCATGCTCAGATTAAAGGTAAGACAGGTGTGAAAGTGATCAGGCAGAAAGATGAGTTTTGGAAGTACTACAAGAGAAGACgtggaagaaaaaataattctgAT